In Pirellulales bacterium, the genomic stretch GCTTGCGAAATTCCCAGGGTAGCCGCTGCGCGGCAACCCTGGGCTGAGTTCCGCAACCGCTTTGCGGTAGATTCATCAGGCCAAAGGGCTACTTTGCTGGGGTATTTTCGGTCCGCGCGGGAGTCTGCCCCCCGACCACTCGCAATTCATAAGTAAACGCCCCCAACAGCGTTCCTCGCGGCACGCTATGGCTACCTGATCCAAAAAACGTGGCTCTCCCCGACCGGATATTGTGCGGTCATTTTGAGAATGGTATGATTCGAATTGTGAAGATTGCGGCATAGCACGGTCTCCAGTGCGGTATAGCATGGTAAAAACTCCGAGCGATCCGTCGCAACTCTTTACTCAGTATCACATATTTGTTTTTACCGATCCATACTTGGCCGCAATTCAATCGTGTGCTATATCGCGATTTTGCGGTCGAATATAAGTTCGCCGACTGATGTTGACTGACGCTCTACACGAATGAACTGAACTTGCAACGTAAACGCGTAATCTACATCGATGTTGACGACACGTTGATCCGAACGTTTGGAACGAAACAAATACCAATGACGTCCTGTGTGGAATATGTCCGTAGAATGCATGCCGACGGTCATCAACTGTACTGCTGGAGTCGCGGTGGCGCGGAGTATTCTCGTGGCGTTGCTGATTCTCTTGGCATAGCGGACTGCTTTTTGGGGTTCCTTCCCAAACCCGATGTTGTGTTGGACGATCGCGGTGCAGACCTGTTAGACTACTGCGAGTTTATCCTGCCATCGAATGCATCGAATCACTGACATTTGGCTTCGGGAACGGTATGATCGGCGTGGTTCGATTGACTGTATGGCACGACTAATCGACTGGGGAAGCGGCGAACCAAGCGATGCACCCCAGTCGCGGAACTTAGCGTTTTTACAATGGAAGATCTTTCGCCGCGACGGGGTGATCGCGGTCGTTCGGCGGCAGAATTCTAGACGTGGAGTACCTGGCACATGATCTCGAGAATCACCATGTTCGTGGGTGTCGCGCTGCTCGCCGGCCTCTTCATCGGCTGGGGCGTCGCGCAGTCACAACCTTCGAAGGGGGATAGCCCCGCCAAATACAAGATGACCACAGAAGTCCCCCCGGGGATCGCGAGCCCGAATGAGGTCGAGACCCGCTTGGGGAGGCTGAAGTTCTTCGACGGCGTCCCGGACCAAGCGAGCACCGAGAAGGTGTACGACAACCTCGACTTCCAACGCGCCGTGCAGGCCTACCTGCTCGGACTGCCGGTGGTGAACCAGGTCGGCAACCGGGACAACATCCTCACGGTGGGGCCCGCGAACACGACCGTGCCGATCTGGAATGATCTGGTGGACTCCCGCACGGTGGAGTTGACCGCCAACAACAACACCCCGTACACCTGGTTCTGGCTCGACCTGCGGAAGGGTCCACTCGTCATCGAAGCGCCGCCCAAGGTGCTGGGGTTAGTCAACGACATCTGGTACCACTGGAACGGCGACATCGGCATCACCGGGCCGGACAAGGGCGCGGGCGGCAAGTACCTGCTGTTACCGCCCGGCCACAAGGGGGCCGTGCCCGAGGGCTACTTCGTCATCCGCCCGGGGTCGTTGAGCGTCTGGGTCGCGTGGCGAAGTTTCGTCGTCGACGGCGACCCGAAGCCCGGCGTCGATGCGGTGAAGAAGTTCACCAAGATCTATCCGCTCGCCCAGGCGGCAAACCCGCCGGAATTGAAGTTCGTGAACATGTCCGGCAAGCCGTTCAACATGGTCGCCCCGGCCGACTACCGGTTCTGGGAGTTGCTGAACAAGGTCGTGCAGGACGAACCGACGGACGCGATCGACGCGACCACCCTCGGGATGTGG encodes the following:
- a CDS encoding DUF1254 domain-containing protein codes for the protein MISRITMFVGVALLAGLFIGWGVAQSQPSKGDSPAKYKMTTEVPPGIASPNEVETRLGRLKFFDGVPDQASTEKVYDNLDFQRAVQAYLLGLPVVNQVGNRDNILTVGPANTTVPIWNDLVDSRTVELTANNNTPYTWFWLDLRKGPLVIEAPPKVLGLVNDIWYHWNGDIGITGPDKGAGGKYLLLPPGHKGAVPEGYFVIRPGSLSVWVAWRSFVVDGDPKPGVDAVKKFTKIYPLAQAANPPELKFVNMSGKPFNMVAPADYRFWELLNKVVQDEPTDAIDATTLGMWASVGIRKGQPFAPDPRMKKILTEAAAVGDATGRALGYRTREKSAFFFDDRQWKRPFIGGYKFEWQSGVPNLDGAAMYFFMATGVTPAMDTQIVGEGSTYPWTAVDAKNQPLDGGKNYKLRLPPNVPVKTFWSVIVYDTQTRSMLQTDQQFPSVSSQNKKVQVNEDGSVDVFFGPKAPKGKESNWVQTIPGKSWCTILRLYGPLEPWFNKSWKPGDIEVVE